The Corythoichthys intestinalis isolate RoL2023-P3 chromosome 1, ASM3026506v1, whole genome shotgun sequence genome has a segment encoding these proteins:
- the LOC130915759 gene encoding gastrula zinc finger protein XlCGF57.1-like isoform X1: MPTQSQTSKSMRRGNSGHDEQLQKKMRCPADVTVEDLHHEKHNLLLVKREEESEMPYIKQEAEPEIPDMKEEDQEAEISQFPLTVIVKSEEYESPSEESEAANPSSDSSFQHLTTKGEEGTQPDSLLAPLSDSDDVTSHSSDFNPDEEDDDFDQNDSKSLNGSSLKRGTKECAVGKRFPCSICDKTLSSKRYLKVHMRTHTGEKPFVCASCGKQFTHKGDLNKHTQSHTGEKPFACTLCDKRFTRKTTLEIHKRTHTGEKPFACSLCGKRFYQNTLLERHKRTHTGEKPFACTLCGKRFTHKGNLNKHKRRHTGDEPFACTICGQRFSQKGHFESHTRNHAGEKPFACTICGKSFVDKGGLNKHTSRHAEETPFACTLCDKRFYHKSNLETHMRTHTGEKPFACSFCGKRYAQKGTLVTHTRRHTGEKPFACTLCDKKFSQKTHLKIHKRTHTGEKPFACSLCGKRFTQKTDLERHKRTHTGEKPFACTLCGKKFTKKGTLVTHAKSHTG; encoded by the exons ATGCCAACGCAATCCCAAACATCCAAGTCAATGAGGAGAGGAAATTCAGGTCACGACGAACAACTGCAAAAGAAAATGAGG tGTCCCGCCGATGTCACTGTAGAAGATCTTCACCATGAGAAGCATAATCTCCTACTTGTTAAAAGGGAAGAGGAGTCCGAGATGCCGTACATCAAACAGGAGGCAGAGCCAGAGATCCCCGACATGAAAGAAGAAGACCAGGAAGCTGAAATCTCGCAATTTCCATTGACTGTCATTGTGAAGAGCGAAGAATACGAAAGTCCAAGCGAAGAGAGCGAAGCAGCAAACCCTTCGAGTGACAGCTCATTTCAGCACCTGACAACAAAAGGAGAGGAAGGAACACAACCGGACAGCCTCTTAGCTCCGCTTTCAGACAGCGACGACGTGACGTCACATTCTTCTGACTTTAATCCTGATGAGGAGGATGatgactttgaccaaaatgattcaaaatcTTTAAACGGGTCATCATTGAAAAGAGGCACAAAGGAATGCGCGGTTGGTAAACGTTTTCCCTGCTCAATCTGTGATAAAACATTGTCTTCGAAACGTTATCTAAAAGTACACATGCGTACACACACCGGggagaagccttttgtctgcgcaTCCTGTGGTAAACAATTCACTCATAAGGGagatttaaacaaacacacacagagccacactggagagaagcctttcgcctgcacactctgcgataaaagatttactCGGAAGACTACTTTAGAAATACataagcgtacacacactggagagaagcctttcgcctgctcactttgtggtaaaagattttaTCAGAACACTCTTTTAGAAAGGCataagcgtacacacactggcgagaagcctttcgcctgcacactttgtggtaagCGATTCACCCATAAGGgaaatttaaacaaacacaaacgCAGACACACTGGAGATgagcctttcgcctgcacaatttgtggtcaaagattttcTCAGAAGGGACATTTCGAATCGCACACAAGAAACCacgctggagagaagccttttgcctgcacaatttgtggtaaaAGTTTCGTCGATAAGGGAggtttaaacaaacacacaagcagACACGCTGAAGAGACgcctttcgcctgcacactttgcgataaaagattttatcATAAGAGTAATTTAGAAACGCAtatgcgtacacacactggagagaagccttttgcctgctcattttgtggtaaaagatacgCTCAAAAAGGAACTTTAGTAACGCACACACgcagacacactggagagaagcctttcgcctgcacactttgcgataaaaaATTTTCTCAGAAGactcatttaaaaatacataagcgcacacacactggagaaaagccttttgcatgctcactttgtggtaaaagattcactcagaagacTGATTTAGAAAGACATAAgcgcacacacactggagaaaagccttttgcatgcacactttgtggtaaaaagtTCACTAAGAAAGGAACTTTAGTAACGCACGCAAAAAGCCACactgggtaa